The proteins below are encoded in one region of Enhydrobacter sp.:
- a CDS encoding metalloregulator ArsR/SmtB family transcription factor: protein MDPLSQTFAALADPTRRAILARLASGGATVGELAEPFDMSLPAVSRHLRVLTDAGLIERQAEAQWRRCTLRGEGLRAAADWIEFYRRFWEAQFDRLDAFLKRTAPKPAKEKGRGRRRS, encoded by the coding sequence ATGGACCCGCTTTCCCAGACCTTCGCCGCCCTGGCCGACCCGACCCGCCGGGCGATCCTGGCGCGGCTCGCCAGCGGCGGCGCCACGGTGGGCGAGCTCGCCGAGCCGTTCGACATGTCGTTGCCCGCGGTCTCGCGGCATCTGCGGGTTCTGACCGATGCCGGCCTGATCGAGCGCCAGGCCGAGGCGCAGTGGCGGCGCTGCACCTTGCGCGGCGAGGGGCTTCGCGCCGCCGCCGACTGGATCGAGTTCTACCGCCGCTTCTGGGAGGCGCAGTTCGACCGGCTCGATGCGTTCCTCAAGCGCACCGCGCCGAAGCCCGCGAAGGAGAAGGGCCGGGGGCGCCGCCGCTCCTGA
- a CDS encoding glutathione S-transferase family protein: MADIRIHGMALSTFTRAVRLGCHEKGIDYELVPTRPGETGALNPLLKIPVMVHGDFTLFESTAILRYLDRTFPGPKLWPDDAREAAIVDQWVGAVCDSVLNSAQRYMAARFDFLPVPAEMAELYLDKARRVIPVFDRQLARTRFLAGDALTAADLLFAPSFFWFDSLLELKAIADLAPNCRRWAGEMAARPSMIATTPPAKPELAA, from the coding sequence ATGGCCGATATCAGAATCCACGGCATGGCGCTCAGCACCTTCACGCGGGCGGTGCGGCTCGGCTGCCACGAGAAGGGCATCGACTACGAGCTGGTGCCGACCAGGCCGGGCGAGACGGGAGCGCTCAACCCGCTGCTCAAGATCCCGGTCATGGTCCATGGCGACTTCACGCTGTTCGAATCGACGGCGATCCTGCGCTATCTCGACCGCACCTTTCCCGGTCCGAAGCTTTGGCCCGACGATGCGCGGGAGGCGGCAATCGTCGATCAATGGGTCGGCGCCGTCTGCGACTCGGTGCTGAACTCGGCGCAGCGCTACATGGCGGCGCGCTTCGACTTCCTGCCGGTGCCGGCCGAGATGGCAGAGCTCTATCTCGACAAGGCCCGCCGGGTGATCCCGGTGTTCGACCGCCAGCTCGCCAGGACGCGCTTCCTGGCGGGCGATGCGCTCACCGCCGCCGACCTCCTGTTCGCACCGTCCTTCTTCTGGTTCGACAGCCTCCTCGAGCTGAAGGCGATCGCCGACCTCGCGCCCAACTGCCGCCGCTGGGCAGGCGAGATGGCTGCGCGTCCCAGCATGATCGCGACCACGCCGCCGGCCAAGCCCGAGCTCGCGGCCTGA
- a CDS encoding DUF427 domain-containing protein has translation MTTATWHGKEIANSDRTQEVDGYVYFPRDSVRMDLLQATPKTANDLKCPHGVQFYDVVDGAKASKRAAWSYEAPQARMKPVDHWIGFWEDIQIR, from the coding sequence ATGACGACGGCAACCTGGCATGGCAAGGAGATCGCCAACAGCGATCGCACGCAGGAAGTCGACGGCTATGTCTACTTCCCGCGCGATTCGGTACGCATGGATCTCCTGCAGGCGACGCCCAAGACCGCGAACGACCTGAAATGTCCGCACGGCGTGCAGTTCTACGACGTCGTGGACGGCGCCAAGGCGAGCAAGCGCGCCGCCTGGTCCTACGAGGCGCCGCAGGCCCGCATGAAGCCGGTCGACCACTGGATCGGCTTCTGGGAGGACATCCAGATCCGCTAG
- a CDS encoding SRPBCC domain-containing protein, with product MDTATDSNMLRLVRTFDAPRERVFAAWAQREQFVQWMCPPGVAIDECVIDVRPGGAWRIRGHHGPDNRVFASSGRYLEIEKPARLVFTWAHHADGDYEKPRGHETTVRIELRALGDRTELTLIHGPFADASSLENHREGWTGSFDKLEVFLRKAA from the coding sequence ATGGACACGGCGACCGACAGCAACATGCTGCGCCTCGTGCGCACCTTCGACGCGCCGCGCGAGCGCGTGTTCGCGGCCTGGGCGCAGCGGGAGCAGTTCGTCCAGTGGATGTGCCCGCCCGGCGTCGCCATCGACGAGTGCGTGATCGACGTGCGGCCGGGCGGCGCCTGGCGCATCAGGGGCCACCACGGCCCGGACAACCGCGTCTTCGCCTCGTCGGGCAGGTATCTCGAGATCGAGAAGCCGGCGCGGCTGGTCTTCACCTGGGCGCACCATGCCGACGGCGACTACGAGAAGCCGCGCGGCCACGAGACGACGGTGCGCATCGAGCTGCGCGCGCTCGGCGACAGGACCGAGCTGACGCTGATCCACGGCCCGTTCGCCGATGCATCCAGCCTGGAGAATCATCGCGAGGGTTGGACCGGCTCGTTCGACAAGCTCGAGGTCTTTCTGCGGAAGGCGGCGTGA
- a CDS encoding DUF899 domain-containing protein yields MTPRIVSHEEWLKARKAHLAKEKEFTRLRDELARERRELPWERVEKDYVFEAPEGRVTLGDLFAGRGQLIVQHFMFGPDWNEGCPSCSFWSDNFNGIDTHLAHRDTTLVLVSRAPIARLEAYRKRMGWSLRWVSSLGGDFNFDYGVSFEPGEAAPRYNFGTIAPYGEEAPGVSVFRRGEDGAIYHTYSTYARGLDVLNGAYHLLDMTSKGRDEEGLPFPMAWVRRHDQY; encoded by the coding sequence ATGACACCACGCATTGTCTCGCACGAAGAGTGGTTGAAGGCGCGCAAGGCCCATCTCGCGAAGGAGAAGGAATTTACCCGGCTGCGCGACGAGCTGGCGCGCGAGCGGCGCGAGCTGCCGTGGGAGCGCGTCGAGAAAGACTACGTCTTCGAGGCGCCCGAAGGACGCGTGACGCTGGGCGATCTTTTCGCCGGCCGCGGCCAGCTCATCGTCCAGCATTTCATGTTCGGGCCGGACTGGAACGAGGGCTGCCCGAGCTGCTCGTTCTGGAGCGACAACTTCAACGGCATCGACACGCATCTCGCGCACCGCGACACGACGCTCGTCCTGGTCTCGCGCGCGCCCATCGCCAGGCTCGAGGCCTACCGCAAGCGGATGGGCTGGAGCCTGCGCTGGGTGTCGTCGCTCGGCGGCGACTTCAACTTCGACTACGGCGTGTCGTTCGAGCCGGGCGAGGCGGCGCCCAGGTACAATTTCGGCACCATCGCGCCCTATGGCGAGGAGGCGCCGGGCGTCAGCGTCTTCCGCCGCGGCGAGGATGGCGCCATCTATCACACCTACTCGACCTACGCGCGCGGCCTCGACGTGCTGAACGGCGCCTATCACCTGCTCGACATGACGTCGAAGGGACGGGACGAGGAGGGGCTCCCGTTCCCGATGGCGTGGGTTCGCCGGCACGATCAGTACTGA
- a CDS encoding SRPBCC family protein, whose protein sequence is MSRTISLAPVLKNIDVDAPPARAFKIFAGFRWWPRSHSILPSKSPQVAVAVEPKVGGRWFERGEDGSECDWGKVLVWEPPRRMVMTWLLDSTFQINPKVVTEVEVTFTAIGVDRTRVVLEHRLFDRHGEEGEKVRAAVDSPDGWAGLLTMFAEAAAA, encoded by the coding sequence ATGAGCCGCACGATTTCCCTCGCGCCCGTCCTCAAGAACATCGACGTCGACGCGCCGCCGGCGAGGGCTTTCAAGATCTTTGCCGGCTTCCGCTGGTGGCCCAGGTCACATTCGATCCTGCCGTCGAAATCTCCCCAGGTGGCCGTCGCTGTCGAACCGAAGGTCGGTGGACGCTGGTTCGAGCGCGGCGAGGACGGCTCCGAATGCGACTGGGGCAAGGTGCTGGTTTGGGAGCCACCGAGGCGAATGGTGATGACCTGGCTTCTGGACAGCACGTTCCAGATCAACCCCAAGGTGGTGACCGAGGTGGAAGTGACCTTCACCGCGATCGGCGTGGACAGGACTCGTGTCGTCCTGGAGCATCGCCTGTTCGATCGCCATGGTGAAGAAGGCGAGAAGGTGCGCGCCGCCGTCGACTCGCCCGACGGCTGGGCGGGCCTGCTGACGATGTTCGCGGAGGCCGCGGCGGCCTGA